In Desulfonatronum thioautotrophicum, a genomic segment contains:
- a CDS encoding polyprenyl synthetase family protein, which produces MKAYLAELGSKVDSYLATCLQRPDVPEQLLQAMEYSLLAGGKRLRPVLCLVWAEMVGEDQSHVLPAAAALECIHTYSLIHDDLPPMDDDDLRRGKPANHKRFGEAMAILAGDALLTEAFGLFMRCNVPPERVLTAGLELVQAAGASGMVGGQVLDMQWTGGTVDVKDLSRMQELKTGAMIRASCVCGAILGGANTGDIGRAAAYGMHIGRAFQITDDILDVTGDQEILGKPVGSDQGLGKVTYPALIGLEGSRNLARSHTDQALASLDAFAGPEDQTRFLRELAEYILVRAT; this is translated from the coding sequence ATGAAAGCATATCTCGCTGAACTGGGGAGCAAGGTGGACAGCTACCTGGCGACTTGCCTGCAACGCCCTGACGTCCCGGAACAGCTCCTCCAGGCCATGGAATACAGCCTGCTGGCCGGCGGCAAACGCCTCCGTCCGGTTTTGTGCCTTGTCTGGGCGGAAATGGTCGGCGAAGACCAGAGCCATGTTCTGCCCGCCGCCGCCGCTCTGGAATGCATCCACACCTATTCCCTGATCCATGATGACCTGCCGCCCATGGATGACGACGACCTTCGCCGGGGCAAACCGGCCAACCACAAACGCTTTGGCGAGGCCATGGCCATCCTGGCCGGCGACGCCCTGCTCACCGAGGCCTTCGGCCTCTTCATGCGCTGTAACGTACCTCCAGAGCGGGTGCTCACCGCCGGGTTGGAGTTGGTCCAGGCCGCGGGAGCTTCGGGAATGGTCGGTGGACAGGTCTTGGACATGCAATGGACCGGCGGCACGGTTGACGTGAAAGATCTGTCCCGGATGCAGGAATTGAAAACCGGAGCCATGATCCGTGCTTCCTGCGTTTGCGGGGCGATCCTTGGTGGCGCCAATACAGGGGACATCGGCCGTGCCGCGGCCTACGGGATGCATATCGGCCGAGCGTTTCAGATCACGGACGATATTTTGGACGTAACCGGCGACCAGGAGATCCTGGGCAAGCCCGTTGGCAGCGATCAGGGACTGGGCAAGGTCACGTATCCCGCCCTGATCGGACTGGAAGGCAGCCGGAATCTGGCCCGATCCCATACGGACCAGGCCCTCGCCTCGTTGGATGCATTTGCCGGACCGGAGGACCAAACCCGTTTCCTGCGCGAACTGGCCGAATACATCCTTGTTCGTGCGACCTGA
- the dxs gene encoding 1-deoxy-D-xylulose-5-phosphate synthase, with amino-acid sequence MFSAVNHPGDLAALSITQLEAVAREVRRLIISTVSANGGHLAPSLGVTDLTLALLKVFNPEHDRLIWDVGHQAYAYKILTGRRENFRSLRTMGGISGFPRMAESPFDHFGVGHSSTSISAALGMAIARDLAGKNHTVAAIIGDGSMTAGLAYEGLNQAGDLGVNMTVVLNDNEMSISRNVGALSSFLSRKLSKRWVQRFKQQMETWMRQVPRFGDDLANYARLSESSFKGFFTPGMIFEAFKFNYIGPINGHSMPDMVDIFQQVRELNGPVLVHVLTTKGKGYVPAETNPTYFHGVGCFVPETGEAKKHASCLPSYTEIFGRTLVDLAAKNDKIVAITAAMPEGTGLHHFADAYPDRFFDVGICEQHAVTMAAGLASQGFRPVVAVYSTFMQRSYDQIVHDVCLQNLPVTLCLDRAGLVGEDGATHHGTFDISYLRHIPNLLFMAPKDEPELQSMLATALSHPGPTAIRYPRGVGVGASTVDTPEPLPVGRGETLRQGPDAVIVALGSRVHPSLEAAEELAAETGRDVAVFNARFIKPLPGEQLLELARSHSRILVVEENVVAGGFGSAVLEFLAGQGVLHGQRIRLLGIPDHFVEHGPQRILRHHVGLDKAGIKKALNELLTDQSPTPSNDRLERSPCPNS; translated from the coding sequence CTGTTTTCCGCCGTCAACCACCCCGGCGACCTTGCGGCCCTGAGCATTACCCAATTGGAGGCCGTGGCCCGGGAAGTCCGACGACTGATCATCTCCACGGTCTCAGCCAACGGCGGGCACCTAGCCCCCTCCCTGGGCGTCACCGACCTGACCCTGGCCCTGCTCAAGGTTTTCAACCCGGAACACGACCGCCTGATCTGGGATGTGGGGCACCAGGCCTATGCCTACAAAATTTTGACCGGCCGCCGGGAAAACTTTCGCTCCCTGCGGACCATGGGCGGAATCAGCGGTTTTCCCCGCATGGCCGAGAGCCCCTTTGACCATTTCGGCGTCGGCCACTCCAGCACCTCCATTTCCGCGGCCCTGGGCATGGCCATCGCCCGGGACCTGGCCGGCAAGAATCACACCGTGGCCGCCATCATTGGCGACGGCTCCATGACCGCCGGGTTGGCGTACGAAGGCCTGAACCAGGCCGGAGACCTGGGGGTGAACATGACCGTGGTGCTCAACGACAACGAAATGTCCATTTCCCGAAATGTCGGGGCCTTGTCCTCTTTTCTCAGCCGCAAACTCTCCAAGCGCTGGGTCCAGCGCTTCAAACAGCAGATGGAAACCTGGATGCGCCAGGTGCCTCGTTTCGGCGACGACTTGGCCAACTACGCCCGGCTCAGTGAATCCTCCTTCAAGGGCTTTTTCACCCCGGGAATGATCTTCGAGGCGTTCAAATTCAACTACATCGGCCCGATCAACGGGCACAGCATGCCGGATATGGTGGACATCTTCCAGCAGGTCCGGGAACTGAACGGCCCGGTTCTGGTCCATGTCTTGACCACCAAAGGCAAGGGCTATGTTCCAGCCGAAACCAACCCCACCTATTTTCACGGGGTAGGCTGTTTTGTTCCGGAAACCGGAGAAGCCAAGAAGCATGCCAGCTGTCTGCCCTCCTACACGGAAATATTTGGACGGACCCTGGTGGACCTGGCCGCGAAAAACGATAAGATCGTGGCCATTACCGCGGCCATGCCCGAGGGCACCGGCCTACACCACTTTGCGGACGCCTATCCGGACCGCTTCTTTGATGTAGGCATCTGTGAACAGCACGCCGTGACCATGGCCGCGGGACTCGCGTCCCAGGGCTTCCGCCCCGTTGTCGCCGTCTACTCAACCTTCATGCAGCGCTCCTATGACCAAATCGTCCACGACGTCTGTCTGCAGAACCTGCCGGTCACGCTCTGCCTGGACCGGGCCGGTTTGGTGGGTGAGGACGGAGCCACCCACCATGGAACGTTCGACATCTCCTACCTGCGCCACATTCCCAACCTGCTGTTCATGGCTCCCAAGGACGAGCCGGAACTGCAAAGCATGCTGGCCACGGCCTTGAGTCACCCCGGCCCGACAGCCATCCGGTATCCCCGCGGTGTCGGCGTGGGGGCTTCAACCGTGGACACCCCCGAGCCTTTGCCCGTGGGACGCGGGGAGACCTTACGGCAGGGCCCTGATGCCGTGATTGTCGCCCTGGGCAGCCGGGTGCATCCGAGCCTGGAAGCCGCGGAAGAACTGGCAGCGGAAACAGGCCGGGACGTGGCCGTATTCAATGCGCGGTTCATCAAGCCGCTGCCCGGTGAGCAGTTGCTGGAGCTGGCTCGCAGCCACTCCCGAATCCTTGTTGTGGAGGAAAATGTGGTTGCCGGTGGATTCGGCTCGGCAGTGCTGGAGTTTCTTGCAGGGCAGGGCGTCCTGCACGGACAACGCATCCGTCTGCTGGGCATTCCGGACCATTTCGTGGAACATGGCCCGCAACGGATCCTGCGCCATCACGTTGGCCTGGACAAGGCCGGAATCAAGAAGGCTCTGAATGAACTGCTGACCGATCAATCGCCGACTCCAAGCAATGACCGCTTGGAACGGAGCCCATGTCCAAATTCCTGA
- a CDS encoding DUF2905 domain-containing protein has translation MSKFLTLIIVFLIVTGLFRPILRKLRLGRLPGDILIQRQDFRLYLPLTSSLLVGVALLLLVWLFRH, from the coding sequence ATGTCCAAATTCCTGACCCTGATCATTGTTTTCCTGATAGTGACCGGACTGTTCCGACCGATACTTCGCAAACTCCGACTGGGCAGACTTCCCGGTGACATTCTGATCCAGCGCCAGGACTTTCGGCTGTACCTGCCCCTCACCAGCAGCCTCCTGGTCGGCGTTGCCCTGCTCCTTCTGGTCTGGCTGTTTCGCCACTGA
- the zwf gene encoding glucose-6-phosphate dehydrogenase encodes MTSQDLRDLFVQTSVQPDSRKTVSQADSTSRVLPPCIIVVFGASGDLAMRKLFPALFHLFSGDHLPKHFAIVGCSRTAFDDSAFRDQVRKSLPQPGEGDPDRRDAFVHNVCYHQLSYDDSKDYDALSQRLESVSALFATQGNTLFYLAVPPQLYGEISTRLGQSGLAKERDQTHGWSRIVLEKPIGHDLESAIALNDTLHQHFDEHQIFRIDHYLAKETVQNVLMFRFANTIFEPVWNRNYIDYVSITAAETLGVEKRAGYYEQAGVLRDMFQNHMMQLLSLVAMEPPSRFQDEPVRDDKIKVFRSLRPFELQGRFRDLVLGQYVAGQISGQDVPGYRDEEKVAPDSLTPTYALLRAYIDNWRWQGVPFYICSGKRLAKKLSRIIIQFKDVPHSMFRHILGERISSNRLILGIQPDEVINLTFQTKDPGMSSNLRTVTMRFDYNQEGKTTIKDAYEKVLMDCLVGDQMLFWRQDAVKRCWAYLTPILELCESCGDRASHLHFYPAGSWGPEAAATLYPGYLKDHA; translated from the coding sequence ATGACCAGCCAAGACCTTCGAGACCTCTTTGTCCAAACATCCGTTCAACCGGATTCCCGAAAAACCGTCTCCCAGGCCGATTCGACGTCCCGAGTTCTCCCTCCCTGCATTATCGTCGTCTTTGGCGCCTCCGGCGACCTGGCCATGCGCAAGCTTTTCCCGGCGCTGTTCCACCTGTTTTCCGGAGATCATCTCCCGAAACATTTCGCCATTGTCGGTTGCAGCAGAACCGCATTCGATGATTCGGCCTTCCGTGACCAGGTTCGAAAAAGCCTGCCGCAACCGGGCGAGGGCGACCCGGATCGCCGCGATGCCTTTGTCCACAATGTCTGTTATCATCAGCTGAGCTATGACGACTCCAAAGATTACGACGCCTTGAGTCAACGCCTGGAATCCGTCTCCGCTCTTTTCGCGACCCAGGGCAATACGCTGTTTTACCTGGCCGTCCCCCCGCAACTCTACGGAGAAATTTCCACCCGGCTCGGCCAAAGTGGTTTGGCCAAGGAACGGGACCAGACACATGGGTGGTCACGAATCGTCCTGGAAAAACCCATTGGGCATGACCTGGAATCGGCCATCGCCCTGAACGACACCCTGCACCAGCATTTTGACGAGCATCAGATTTTCCGCATTGACCACTACCTGGCCAAGGAAACCGTCCAGAATGTGCTCATGTTCCGCTTTGCCAACACCATTTTCGAGCCGGTCTGGAACCGCAACTACATTGATTATGTGAGCATCACCGCGGCCGAAACCCTGGGCGTGGAAAAGCGTGCCGGGTATTACGAGCAGGCCGGCGTCCTGCGGGACATGTTTCAAAACCACATGATGCAGCTCCTTTCCCTTGTGGCCATGGAGCCGCCATCCCGATTCCAGGACGAACCGGTGCGGGACGACAAGATCAAGGTCTTTCGGTCGTTACGCCCCTTTGAACTCCAAGGCCGCTTCCGTGATCTGGTTCTGGGGCAATACGTTGCGGGACAGATCTCCGGGCAAGATGTCCCGGGATACCGTGACGAGGAAAAGGTCGCTCCAGATTCCCTCACGCCGACATATGCCTTGTTGCGGGCCTATATTGACAACTGGCGCTGGCAGGGAGTTCCCTTTTACATCTGCTCCGGCAAACGCCTCGCCAAAAAACTGAGCCGGATCATCATCCAGTTCAAGGACGTTCCCCACTCCATGTTCCGGCATATTCTCGGCGAACGGATATCCTCGAACCGACTGATCCTGGGGATTCAGCCGGATGAGGTGATCAACTTGACCTTTCAGACCAAGGATCCGGGGATGAGCAGCAATCTGCGGACCGTAACCATGCGCTTTGACTACAACCAAGAGGGCAAGACGACCATCAAGGACGCCTACGAAAAAGTGCTGATGGACTGCCTTGTGGGCGACCAGATGCTCTTTTGGCGCCAGGACGCCGTGAAGCGTTGCTGGGCCTACCTCACGCCCATCCTGGAACTCTGCGAATCCTGCGGCGACAGGGCCAGCCACCTGCACTTCTACCCCGCCGGAAGCTGGGGCCCGGAAGCCGCCGCCACGCTCTACCCCGGTTATCTCAAGGATCACGCCTGA
- a CDS encoding ATP-binding protein — translation MTRLPNLPVGDSSFESIRENNQLYVDKTSHLYRMVDQGKYYFLSRPRRFGKSLTVSTLRCLFEGRRELFEGLWIAEHAEWEWRKHPVILLDFNGISHETPERLTASLSRNLEMQARRYDLASETSFLKDRFMELILALHQKTGQKVVILVDEYDKPLIDHLGRGEAELDIAKGNRDKLKQFFGVIKENNVADVLRFVFITGVSKFSRVSIFSELNNLTDLTMSRHYAEMLGYTQEELETRFGEYVANFALETGQTAQEVVDKLRLMYNGYRFSEKDVRVYNPFSVLSAFQEQSFRNYWFETGTPTFLINLLREKNWYLPEIENMQATVSMFSTYELENLQPEALLFQTGYVTIKDIDYGLYYFDYPNQEVKTAFLEMLLHSLTQGLPQASRFRLLAKYLHQEDLSAFMDTVAALFKDLAYTLETKRDEAYFHTVFYLMVSASGVDARSEVLTCDGRIDLVLHVGERIYIIEFKCNQSADAALAQIKGKGYAQAYRGLGKQIILLGINFDTQKRNVSEWKVEAPVRRDP, via the coding sequence ATGACCAGACTCCCCAACCTGCCCGTCGGCGATTCGTCCTTTGAAAGCATTCGCGAGAACAACCAGCTTTACGTGGACAAGACCAGCCACCTGTACCGGATGGTGGACCAGGGAAAATACTATTTTCTGTCCCGGCCCCGGCGCTTCGGCAAGTCCCTGACCGTGTCCACGTTGCGCTGTCTGTTCGAGGGCCGGCGGGAGCTGTTCGAAGGATTGTGGATCGCGGAGCACGCAGAGTGGGAGTGGCGGAAGCATCCGGTGATCCTGCTGGATTTCAACGGGATCAGCCACGAGACGCCGGAAAGATTGACGGCCAGCCTGTCCCGAAATCTGGAGATGCAGGCGCGACGGTACGATTTGGCCTCCGAGACGTCCTTTCTCAAGGACAGGTTCATGGAACTGATCCTCGCGCTGCATCAAAAGACCGGCCAAAAGGTCGTGATCCTTGTCGATGAATACGACAAGCCGCTCATCGATCACCTGGGCAGGGGCGAGGCGGAATTGGACATTGCCAAGGGCAACCGTGACAAGCTGAAACAGTTTTTCGGGGTGATCAAGGAAAACAACGTGGCCGACGTTCTGCGCTTCGTGTTCATCACCGGGGTGTCCAAGTTCAGCCGGGTGTCCATCTTTTCGGAGTTGAACAATCTCACGGACCTGACCATGAGCCGCCATTACGCGGAGATGCTCGGCTACACCCAGGAGGAACTGGAAACCCGCTTCGGGGAATACGTGGCCAATTTTGCCCTGGAGACCGGCCAGACGGCCCAGGAGGTAGTGGACAAGCTGCGGTTGATGTACAATGGATACCGCTTTTCCGAGAAGGACGTCCGGGTCTACAACCCCTTTTCCGTTCTGAGCGCTTTTCAGGAACAGTCTTTCCGCAACTACTGGTTCGAGACCGGGACACCGACCTTTCTGATCAACCTGCTCCGGGAGAAAAACTGGTATCTGCCGGAGATCGAGAACATGCAGGCCACGGTGAGCATGTTCAGCACCTATGAACTGGAGAACCTCCAGCCCGAAGCCCTGCTGTTCCAGACCGGCTACGTGACCATCAAAGATATCGATTACGGCCTGTACTACTTTGACTACCCCAACCAGGAAGTGAAGACCGCCTTTCTGGAAATGCTGCTGCACTCCCTCACCCAGGGCCTGCCCCAAGCCTCCCGGTTCAGGTTGCTGGCCAAATACCTGCATCAGGAAGATCTGTCCGCTTTCATGGACACGGTCGCGGCCCTCTTCAAGGACCTCGCCTACACCTTGGAAACCAAGCGTGACGAGGCCTATTTCCACACCGTGTTCTACCTGATGGTCAGCGCCTCCGGTGTGGACGCCCGCAGCGAGGTGTTGACCTGCGACGGGCGGATCGACCTGGTGCTGCATGTGGGGGAGCGGATCTACATCATTGAATTCAAGTGCAACCAGAGCGCGGACGCGGCCCTGGCCCAGATCAAGGGCAAGGGCTATGCCCAGGCCTATCGAGGTCTGGGCAAGCAGATCATCCTGCTGGGGATCAACTTTGATACGCAGAAGCGCAATGTGAGCGAGTGGAAGGTGGAGGCTCCTGTCAGGCGTGATCCTTGA
- the cas2e gene encoding type I-E CRISPR-associated endoribonuclease Cas2e, with translation MLVIVVENAPPRLRGRLALWLLEVRAGVYVGKVSRRVREMIWANVEDGIDQGNAVMAWTTNTESGFDFQTLGTNRRIPAEMDGIKLVSFLPEAKEESEQDDNATT, from the coding sequence ATGCTGGTCATCGTGGTTGAAAACGCGCCGCCCAGGTTGCGTGGTCGACTGGCCCTGTGGCTGCTGGAGGTCCGGGCCGGAGTGTATGTGGGCAAGGTCTCGCGTCGTGTCAGGGAAATGATCTGGGCCAACGTGGAAGACGGAATCGACCAGGGCAACGCGGTCATGGCCTGGACCACCAACACCGAATCCGGCTTCGACTTCCAAACCCTGGGAACAAACCGTCGCATCCCAGCGGAAATGGACGGAATCAAACTGGTCTCGTTTCTGCCTGAGGCGAAGGAAGAAAGCGAGCAGGACGACAATGCAACCACCTGA
- the cas1e gene encoding type I-E CRISPR-associated endonuclease Cas1e: protein MSQPILPPLKPIPIKDRVSVLFVEKGNLDVLDGAFVVVDKRGTRTHIPVGGVACLMLEPGSRVSHAAVALASRVGCLLLWTGDSGVRLYSAGQPGGARADRLLYQARLALDDAARLKVVRKMYAMRFKEEPPARRSVDQLRGIEGVRVRKMYELLAKQYGVSWKVRNYDHTNWGSGDIPNRCLSSATACLYGISEAAILAAGYAPAIGFIHTGKPQSFVYDIADIFKFETVVPVAFRVAAKKPRDPERDVRLACREVFRQTRLLRKIIPTIEEVLAAGGLNMPEAHPEAVTPAIPNKESIGDAGHRG, encoded by the coding sequence ATGAGTCAACCAATCCTTCCCCCTCTCAAGCCCATACCCATCAAGGACCGGGTTTCCGTTCTGTTCGTGGAAAAGGGCAATCTGGACGTGCTGGACGGCGCGTTCGTGGTCGTGGACAAACGCGGAACGCGCACGCACATTCCCGTGGGCGGCGTGGCCTGCCTGATGCTCGAACCGGGCAGCCGGGTTTCCCATGCCGCGGTGGCGCTGGCTTCGCGCGTGGGCTGCCTCTTGCTCTGGACCGGGGATTCCGGAGTCAGACTTTATTCCGCGGGCCAGCCGGGCGGGGCCAGAGCGGACAGGCTGCTTTACCAGGCCAGGCTCGCCCTGGATGACGCGGCCCGGTTGAAAGTGGTGCGCAAGATGTACGCCATGCGCTTCAAGGAGGAGCCCCCAGCCCGGCGCAGCGTGGATCAGCTCCGGGGCATCGAGGGCGTGCGGGTGCGCAAGATGTATGAACTCCTGGCCAAGCAGTACGGTGTTTCCTGGAAAGTCCGCAACTACGACCACACGAATTGGGGCAGCGGCGACATACCCAATCGATGCCTGAGTTCGGCCACGGCCTGTTTATACGGCATCAGCGAGGCGGCCATTCTCGCGGCGGGCTACGCCCCGGCCATCGGCTTCATCCACACCGGCAAACCGCAATCCTTCGTGTACGACATCGCGGACATCTTCAAGTTCGAGACCGTGGTTCCCGTCGCTTTTCGAGTCGCCGCCAAGAAACCTCGTGATCCGGAACGCGACGTGCGTTTGGCCTGCCGGGAAGTGTTCCGTCAGACGCGCTTGCTGCGCAAAATCATCCCGACCATCGAGGAAGTGCTGGCCGCCGGAGGCCTGAACATGCCCGAAGCCCACCCCGAGGCCGTGACCCCGGCCATCCCGAACAAGGAGAGCATCGGCGATGCTGGTCATCGTGGTTGA
- the cas6e gene encoding type I-E CRISPR-associated protein Cas6/Cse3/CasE — translation MYMSKLNLDPRTAARMGIYEEHRALWEVFSDGPDRKRDFLYRNQGEGAYLTVSSRPPRDAQGPWRIQIKPYEPVLRGNEILAFSLRLNAVRKVRDEQGRQHRHDIVQDLRKRLMSQGQTGNDLPNRTVLAEQAVLEWFAAREEQLGFSLDKGALVVETYHQQTIRKEKSSRPIRFSTLDLFGRIQIHDPDLTKERLLSGIGSAKGLGCGLMLVKRL, via the coding sequence ATGTACATGAGCAAGCTCAACCTTGACCCCCGAACAGCGGCAAGAATGGGTATCTACGAGGAACACCGGGCCTTGTGGGAAGTCTTCTCCGACGGACCGGACCGGAAACGGGATTTTCTCTACCGCAATCAAGGAGAAGGAGCATACCTGACGGTTTCCAGCCGCCCTCCACGGGATGCCCAAGGCCCATGGCGAATCCAAATCAAACCATACGAACCAGTGCTGCGAGGCAATGAAATACTGGCTTTCTCCCTGCGTTTGAACGCCGTGCGCAAGGTCCGCGACGAACAAGGGCGGCAGCACCGCCATGACATCGTGCAGGACTTGCGAAAACGCCTGATGAGTCAGGGGCAGACTGGAAATGATCTACCCAACCGAACCGTCCTGGCCGAACAGGCCGTACTGGAATGGTTTGCCGCAAGAGAAGAGCAACTGGGTTTTTCCCTGGACAAAGGGGCGCTGGTTGTTGAAACCTACCATCAACAGACGATTCGGAAGGAAAAAAGCAGCCGGCCGATCCGCTTCTCAACCCTGGATTTATTCGGCAGAATACAAATCCACGATCCGGATTTGACCAAAGAGCGCCTCCTGAGCGGAATTGGGAGCGCGAAAGGTTTGGGATGCGGGCTGATGCTGGTCAAACGATTATGA
- the cas5e gene encoding type I-E CRISPR-associated protein Cas5/CasD, with the protein MQAHLCFQLYGPMQAWGAVAVGEVRPVVDHPTRSGVLGLLSACLGLRRDEELRLQHLRQQCGLTIRVDAPGRRMTDYHTIQAPKILKRRTFYTRRDELGQKLDLSETPSTILSRREYLADALFTACIWLRTSDGLFTLEQMRDALRKPKLTPYLGRKSCPPGIPFHPRIIQAADPMQALQNYSTDDRLGLLRNTRDDTAIFSDLSDTLPAQGHVASLRDEPLHFGRRQFTTRKEAAFRWKRDNVTKEADHVHEQAQP; encoded by the coding sequence ATGCAGGCTCATCTCTGTTTTCAACTTTACGGCCCCATGCAGGCCTGGGGGGCCGTGGCCGTGGGAGAGGTCCGGCCCGTGGTTGACCATCCCACGCGATCCGGCGTCCTGGGGTTGCTGTCCGCCTGTCTTGGTCTGCGACGCGACGAGGAACTACGCCTTCAGCACTTGCGGCAACAGTGCGGACTGACAATCCGAGTGGACGCACCCGGGCGGCGCATGACGGACTACCATACCATCCAGGCCCCAAAGATCCTCAAACGCAGAACATTCTACACGCGACGGGACGAGTTGGGGCAGAAGCTGGACTTATCCGAAACGCCTTCCACCATTCTCTCGCGTCGTGAATATCTGGCCGATGCACTATTCACGGCCTGCATATGGCTTCGGACAAGCGATGGTCTTTTCACCTTGGAACAGATGCGTGACGCATTGCGCAAACCCAAACTAACGCCCTACCTGGGCCGCAAGTCTTGCCCCCCAGGTATTCCGTTCCACCCAAGGATCATCCAGGCAGCAGACCCTATGCAAGCCCTGCAAAATTACAGCACGGATGATCGGTTGGGTTTGCTCCGTAACACTCGTGATGACACAGCCATTTTCTCCGACCTTTCAGATACGCTTCCTGCCCAGGGCCATGTCGCTTCGTTGAGGGATGAGCCACTGCATTTTGGCCGCAGGCAGTTCACCACCAGAAAAGAGGCCGCGTTCCGCTGGAAACGCGATAACGTCACCAAGGAGGCGGATCATGTACATGAGCAAGCTCAACCTTGA
- the cas7e gene encoding type I-E CRISPR-associated protein Cas7/Cse4/CasC — MSRFIQLHLLTSYPASNLNRDDLGRPKTVIMGNVQRLRVSSQGLKRCWRTSEVFQKALAGRIGIRTKEMGKYVYSALISEKSLSAVITPPDLSAIAGITPEQVNKKAHAISQAVAGVFGQVKALPKKEADIAKDPLIDLEIAQLAHLSPAEISAINALTEKCRPGLSMPNAADLNLLRKENQAADIAMFGRMLAASKEFNVDAAVQVSHAMTVHKVLVEDDFFTAVDDLNVDDSGAGHMGVAEFGAGLFYLYVCIDREILRENLGGDLTLTAKALGALCEAACTVSPTGKQNSYASRAHASYCLAEKGDEQPRQLSVAFLDPVNTSVNMLQKAIERLEDMKKNMDAVYGSTVEQTSFNTMTGKGSLEDVRSFITR, encoded by the coding sequence ATGAGCAGATTCATCCAACTTCACCTGTTGACCAGTTACCCCGCCTCCAACCTGAACAGGGACGACTTGGGCCGCCCCAAGACAGTGATTATGGGCAATGTCCAACGTCTGCGCGTCTCTTCCCAGGGACTGAAACGCTGCTGGCGCACATCCGAGGTTTTTCAGAAGGCCCTGGCGGGCCGCATCGGTATCCGGACCAAGGAAATGGGCAAATACGTCTACAGTGCCCTAATCTCCGAAAAATCATTGTCCGCGGTGATCACCCCTCCCGATCTCTCGGCCATTGCCGGAATCACACCTGAACAGGTCAACAAGAAGGCCCACGCCATAAGCCAGGCAGTTGCCGGAGTATTTGGACAAGTCAAAGCATTGCCCAAGAAAGAGGCAGACATTGCCAAGGATCCTCTGATTGATCTGGAGATAGCTCAACTGGCCCACTTGTCCCCAGCGGAAATCAGCGCCATCAACGCCTTGACCGAAAAGTGCCGCCCAGGGCTGTCCATGCCCAACGCAGCGGACCTCAACCTTCTGCGCAAGGAAAACCAAGCCGCGGACATCGCCATGTTCGGCAGAATGCTGGCCGCCAGTAAGGAGTTCAACGTCGATGCCGCCGTGCAGGTTTCCCATGCCATGACGGTGCATAAAGTTCTGGTGGAAGATGATTTTTTCACCGCTGTGGACGACCTGAACGTGGACGACTCCGGTGCCGGCCACATGGGAGTCGCCGAGTTTGGCGCGGGCCTTTTTTACCTCTACGTGTGCATTGATCGGGAGATTCTTCGGGAAAACCTGGGCGGCGACCTGACCTTGACAGCCAAGGCACTTGGGGCGCTGTGCGAAGCGGCCTGCACGGTCAGCCCTACGGGCAAGCAGAACAGTTATGCTTCCCGTGCCCATGCTTCCTACTGCCTGGCTGAAAAGGGAGACGAGCAACCCCGGCAGCTGTCCGTCGCCTTTCTCGACCCCGTCAACACGTCCGTGAACATGCTTCAAAAGGCCATCGAACGGCTTGAGGACATGAAAAAGAACATGGATGCCGTTTACGGTAGCACCGTGGAACAGACATCCTTCAACACCATGACGGGCAAGGGCAGTCTTGAGGACGTTCGCTCGTTCATCACGAGGTAG
- the casB gene encoding type I-E CRISPR-associated protein Cse2/CasB, giving the protein MNENHDYLKQEAFWTVLRDWFDAMAGNLGQRARLRRAKEPFEVFISPAMQRDLRIRLIQAGFPLSIQALERLALGIGVASHAKALLGEGHFARQLARADKGGQDVRDVRFRRLLAVEDREELYTMLVRLVRYLDGVVHLESLIKGTYWWNEKTRREWAMHYFTVTDAHE; this is encoded by the coding sequence ATGAACGAAAACCACGACTACCTGAAACAGGAAGCGTTTTGGACCGTGCTGCGGGATTGGTTTGACGCCATGGCCGGCAACCTTGGCCAGCGCGCCCGATTGCGTAGGGCGAAGGAGCCTTTTGAAGTCTTCATCTCTCCAGCCATGCAGCGAGATCTGCGCATCAGACTGATCCAGGCCGGATTTCCTTTGTCCATTCAGGCATTGGAACGGTTGGCCCTGGGCATCGGTGTCGCGTCCCATGCAAAGGCCCTGCTTGGAGAAGGCCATTTCGCCCGCCAACTGGCCAGGGCGGATAAGGGCGGCCAGGACGTGCGGGACGTGCGTTTCCGGCGTCTGCTCGCCGTGGAAGACCGGGAGGAATTGTACACCATGCTTGTGCGACTGGTCCGTTATCTGGACGGCGTCGTGCATCTGGAAAGTCTGATCAAGGGAACCTACTGGTGGAACGAGAAAACCAGAAGGGAATGGGCCATGCACTATTTCACCGTGACCGACGCTCACGAATAG